The Nostoc sp. NIES-3756 DNA window ACAGTTAAAGATATGTATCACGGAGTAGTGAAATATGATTTGATTGCCGAAGCTGTCAAACGGGTTGATTGTCCAGTGTTAGCTAATGGCAATATTCACTCAGCAACCCATGCTCTATCGGTACTTGCTCAAACGGGTGCTGCTGGTGTGATGGTAGGACGCTGGGCGATTGGCAATCCTTGGCTGTTTCATCAAATTCGCCAAGCTTTGCGCGGTGAGGCGATTACGCCCGTTCCTTTAGTCAAGGTACGCGACTATATTGAGCGTTTATGGCAAACCCCAGAAGCGCCAAACATCCCAGAACGAGCGCGTGTAGGCTACCTGAAAATGTTCCTCAACTACATTGCCTTAAGTGTTGATGCTGAAGGTCAGTTCCTGCGGTTAATGCGCCAAACGCAGACCGAGGTAGAAATGTTTAAAGTTTGCGATCGCTTTCTTCTTACTGATACGACAAAAACATTAGCCCTAGCACCCTACTCAGGCGTGTAAATATGGTGAGCATGACCGACTATGATTAATGAATCATATTAATTCCTTAGTTTGTATAACGGCAATTTCTCATCCCCCAATCTAGTTATTAAAACTTTATTTGGTTGGTTTACCGAACCTGATAATTAGCGTAAACCAGAATATTCTTGCATACTTTAAATATGTACGGCAATCATCAATAAATTGGTGACAAAAACCGAATTTACAGGCATATTAATCATATTTATTATGAATATGTAAGCAAAAAACGCATTAAACAAAAGCTAATTAAGGCGAGGAATAATTATGACATTAGTTCGTTGGAATCCTTGGAAAGAAATCGATACACTACAACGTTTATTTGAAGAAACTAGAGTACCATCTGCACAATTTGAGAGAGTCGGAGTTAGAGTTCCTGCTGCTGAACTGCACGAAACTGAAGATGTGATTCATCTCAAGCTAGAACTGCCAGGAATAGCAGCAAAAGACTTGGATGTGCAAGTGACAGAAAACTCTGTTTACATTAGCGGTGAGCGCAAGTCTGAAACTAAAACTGAAGATAAAGGTACTACCAAGAGTGAATTTTACTACGGCAAATTCCAACGTGTAATTCCTCTATCTGCAAGAGTTAAAAATACTAATGTCACCGCAGATTACAAAGATGGCATTTTGAATTTAACACTGCCAAAAATCGAAGCTGAAAAGAACAAGGTAGTTAAAGTCAACCTAAATCAAACATCTGCCTAAATCTAGTTAGCTAGCGAACATAAATTGAATGCCTTCTTCTAGTAATTATCTAATCTAAATCAAAGCTCAGTTGTGTAAAAGCAACTGGGCTTTATTATTGAAGAGCATTTGGATTAAATCCTGAGTATTTTGAAAAATCTGCTTGTTTTGAATTAGTATTTAACCTTTACTTAATTGCAACTGTGCTACCATTTCCGCTCTTGCAGATACATTCAATTTACGAAAAATACGTTTTAAGGTCTGCTTGACTGTATTTTGACTAATCCATAGTTCAGAGGCAATTTCTGCATTTGTTAGTCCTTTACCTACTAAAGCAGCAATCTGTAATTCTCTTGCTGTCAAAGAAATTTCACTTTTGGGCAGCAATAACTCATTTTCAGACTGCAAAAGTGCTAATTTTGTAGAAATATGGGCGCAAATGGCACTCAATTGCAGCAAATCTTGCGTACTATAAGCTGGATTTCCACTGGTACGAGCAAATTGCACTGTACCAATTAACTTTCCTCCTCCCACAATCGGCCCGGTCATGATATGTTCGTGGTCATATATTTTGCCACAGCCAATTTGATATAATTCACTTTGTTTCCAAGCCTCTTCCGTAAAAATTAATTGTTCGTGGGCGGGTGCATGATAGGAAACAACATACTCCATTACTTTATCTAAAGCTGCACCAATCTGAGAGTAGTAATCAATAAAAGTATCTGGCAAACCTTGCAAGTGAATAGTACCTCGTTGTCCTGCTTTGCCATGTATATAGATTCCCCAATGTTGACTACCAAACAACTCTCCTGCCGCATCCATGTAATGTCCACATAGTTGGTTTACTGATGAAGCATTTGTTACTTTTTCAATCAACTGTGGCAAAGTATGAGCCATGCGTAAAAATGTACCCAACTGGGTAATTGGCAGTTAATATATTTAATTCTAGGATGACTGTAATCATTACAGCGTCTGGAATTTAAGTATGGAAAGTCAGACTCAATATACAATTGGCTTAGTAATTTACCCTGATATGACCCAATTAGATATTACTGGGCCACATCAAGTTTTTTCATCCATGCCTAATACTCAAGTTTTGCTTTTGTGGAAAACTCTCCAACCAGTTGTTAGTAATGGCGGACTAACAATTTTACCGACTACTACCTTTGATCAATGTTCGCAACTTGATGTGTTGTGTGTTCCTGGTGGTGTTTTTGGGGCTGTGGAAATGATGCAGGATGCCCAAATGTTAGCGTTTTTACAAAAGCAAGCACAGACAGCTAAGTATGTAACGGCTGTATGTACTGGTTCTCTAATCTTGGCAGCTGCGGGATTATTGCAAGGATATCGTGCAGCTTGTCATTGGGCGTTTCGAGAACAGCTAACCCTCATGGGTGTAGAAGTAGGTAACGAGAGAGTAGTTGTAGATAGGAACCGAATCACGGGTGGCGGCGTAACAGCCGGAATTGATTTTGCTTTAACTATTGCAG harbors:
- a CDS encoding Hsp20/alpha crystallin family protein translates to MTLVRWNPWKEIDTLQRLFEETRVPSAQFERVGVRVPAAELHETEDVIHLKLELPGIAAKDLDVQVTENSVYISGERKSETKTEDKGTTKSEFYYGKFQRVIPLSARVKNTNVTADYKDGILNLTLPKIEAEKNKVVKVNLNQTSA
- a CDS encoding LuxR C-terminal-related transcriptional regulator, coding for MAHTLPQLIEKVTNASSVNQLCGHYMDAAGELFGSQHWGIYIHGKAGQRGTIHLQGLPDTFIDYYSQIGAALDKVMEYVVSYHAPAHEQLIFTEEAWKQSELYQIGCGKIYDHEHIMTGPIVGGGKLIGTVQFARTSGNPAYSTQDLLQLSAICAHISTKLALLQSENELLLPKSEISLTARELQIAALVGKGLTNAEIASELWISQNTVKQTLKRIFRKLNVSARAEMVAQLQLSKG
- a CDS encoding DJ-1/PfpI family protein: MESQTQYTIGLVIYPDMTQLDITGPHQVFSSMPNTQVLLLWKTLQPVVSNGGLTILPTTTFDQCSQLDVLCVPGGVFGAVEMMQDAQMLAFLQKQAQTAKYVTAVCTGSLILAAAGLLQGYRAACHWAFREQLTLMGVEVGNERVVVDRNRITGGGVTAGIDFALTIAAMLCGESTAKFLELMLEYNPAPPFGVGSPEKASSRLVQAVLNVAKPLIEASKAASQKAGLEMTD